The DNA segment GGATTGCACGGGAGCGATGGCATCCACCGGAGGTCCGGTTGCCGATCGAGCACGTGAACTACCACTTCCGGGATCGGTACGGGGAGCACCTCTTCGCGTATGACCGGCAGGCGCTGTCCGCCCTGCTCTCGCGAGCGGGCTTCATCGGCATCCAGCCGGCGCCGTTCGATTTCACCCTTGACCGAGCGGATCGCGAGGAAGGGACAATCCGATTGTCGGGCACAAAGCCGGCGAGGCTGGAGGCTGATCCATGAAGTCTGATACTCGTCGAAGAATTGTTGCGGTTGTCGGCGACGCGGTCGTTACGGCAGGCACATCCAAGGACTTGCTTGCCGAGAACATCGGGCGAGCGCTCGTTGACGCGGGATTCCGCGTGATGACCGGAGGGCTTGGCGGGGTCATGGAGTCTGCGTGCCGAGGTGCCAGGATGTCGTCTCGCTACGCCCCGGGTGATACCGTGGGAGTGTTGCCCGGGCACGATCCCTCCGAGGCCAATCCTTATGTCGACATCGTGATTCCCTCCGGCCTCGATCACGTTCGTAACTCGATCGTGGCCCATGCGGATGCCTTGGTCGCAGTCGGCGGCGGCGCTGGCACGATGTCGGAGATATGCCTCGCATGGATCTACAAGAGGCTGATTATCGCGGTTCGGGTAGATGGCTGGAGCGGTCGGGTAGCCGACCAACGAATCGACGAACGCGTGCGCTATCCCGAAGTGCCTGACGACCGTGCCTTCGGGGCGAACACGGCCGCCGAAGTGGTCCACATTCTGAACGAGCGGATGGCTGACTTCAATCGGAGCCACCACAGCGTTCGACGGCGGCCATGAAGACGCAGTTGCTCCGCAGAGTTCCTTCCTCCAGGCATTGAAGGGAGCAAGCCAAGGCAGCGACATCCCGGATGCAATTCCGCCGCCCGGACAGGCGCAACAAACTCAGTCATTCCCCGCACCTGTTCCCGCGGGCCTCACATGGAAACTCGGCCCGGGAGGACCCGTTGGCGTCCGGGTTGCCCAACGCTGCCGGCCGCAGTTCGCCTTCGCTTCGGACACAACGGGCGGCGATGGCCCGCGGCATCGCGGCATCGCGGGTTTCGTCGGTTCTGTCGGGCGTCGGGCGGGGTCAGTGGGCGGGCGTGGCCGTCCGCATCGCCGCAACGATCCCGGCACGCACGTCGGCGGGCAGGTTGGCCCACGCCGCCACGAGGCGGGCCAGGTCGGCGTCGGGCGGGGCGTGGCCGCCGCCTGCGTTCGGCCGCGACGTGGACGGAACAGGTCCCCCTGTTGGGCCGCCCGTTCGACCCCGTCCTGCGCCCCGTTTGGCCCCCGGTGCGGTCAGCGCTGCGCCTGGCGCTGCGCGCCCTTCGGAATCGGCGTATTCTCCCGGAGATTCCGCGAGTGCTCGGGGGTTCGATTCCCCCCGGCTCCATACGTTTTCGTTGGGTTCACGCACGCTCGCGTCATCGCGAGGTTGTCCGCCTTCTCGCCCGGGTGGACATCCGGGCGGCACGGCAACCTTCGGACGGGCTGGGTGTATCCCAAGCATGGCTCTAGGCAACCTTCGGCCGCGCCGATAGACTGGATGGGCATGTTTCGATGGCTGGCCATGGCGGCGCTCGTGCTCGCGGGGATACCGCCCGCGTGGGGCGTATTTCGCGGACTGCCGGGCGGCGATGTGGACTGCGAGCGGGAGGCGGCCTGCCACGAGGTGCTGGTGCAGGTCTCGTGCTGCGGAGAGCAGTTTGAGACAACGTACTGCCGACGGAGCGATGGGCCGTGCCGGTGCATTACGACGCCGACGCGCGAGCCTTCGAAACCCGCTCCCGCACCGCGGCCCTCGCCGGAGCGTGACCAGTTGATGGCGGTGCCTGCTCCGCGGATGGCGGAGGCCCGGGCCGGGGAACCGGAGTCCGCGACGCGGTCGGTTGAGCCGTGCGGTCGCTCGCTGCTGGAGCGACTCGGGCACAACGGCGTGCAGGCCCTGATCGGGGTCTGGAGAACGTAGAGACCCGCTCGCCCAAGAACGGTGCGCGCCCGTCGCGGCGCTCTCTCTGACGTTCAGTACGACAATCCCCTCTCTCACGACACACGGGAGCCTGGCATGGCATCGCGATGTATCGCGTGCGCGTGCGGCGTGGCGGCGGCCGCGCTGCTGACGGCGTGCGCTTCGCCGTTCGAACCGCCGCGTGATGAAGACCGATCTTCGGTGCGCCCGCGGCCCTCGGGAAGCGGGAACGTTCCAGGGTCGGCGTATCGGGCGAAAGACCCCGGGGCGGCGCCGACGCTGGCCGACGCGGCCACGACGGACGACTACGTGCGGTATGCGCTGTACCACAGCCCCGAAGTGGAGAGCGCGTACCAGCGGTGGCGAGCGGCGGTGGAGCGGCTGCCGCAGGCGCGTGCGCTGCCCGACCCGCGCGCGGATTTCGAGTACGACTTCCGGAGCGACGAGGCGATGATCGGGGCGATGCAGGAGTTCCCGTGGCCCGGCACGCTGCGGGCGCGCGAAGAGGCGGCCGGGCGCGGCGCGGCCTCGGCGTGGCGTGAGTTCGAGGCGGCGCGCCTGGCGGTTGCGGAGCGAGTGACGATCGCCGTGCACGAGACGGCGTATCTCGACGCGGCGATCGGGATCACGCGGGAGAACCTCGATCTGCTTTCCTCGCTGGAACAGGTGATCCGCGCGAGGTATCGGGTCGGCGCCGGCTCGCACCCCGAGTTGATCCGGGCGCAGGTGGAACTCGGGGAGTTGGAGGACCGGCTCACGCAGTTGCTCGCGATGCGTCCCGCGCTCGTGGCGGAGTTGAACGCCGCGTTGAACCGGCCCTCGGACGCGGCCGTCCTCGCGATGGGGCGCGTTCCCGGGCGGGTCGTTCGGGAGAGCGCGGCTGCGCTGGCCGGCGTTGCACGCGCCGCGAACCCTGACCTGCTCGCGCTCGACGAGCGTGCGGAGGAACAGCGGCGGCTCGAGCGTGCCGCGCGCCTGGAGGGGCTCCCGGGGTTTGGCGCGGGCGTCGAGTACACGTTCCTTGAGAAAGACATGGGCGAAGACCTCGACGGCGACCCGATCAAGTTGAGGCTGGGGATGAGCGTGCCGCTGTGGCGCGAGAAATACAACGCGGCCGTTCGAGAGGCGATGGCCCTGAGGCTTGCGATCTCGCACGAGCGCGAAGGAGCAGCGAACCGCGTGGCGGCGGACGTGGCGAGGGCGTGGTTCGAGCACACCGACGCCCACCGGCGGGTCGGGCTGTATGAACGGACGCTCATCCCGAAGGCGGAGGAGTCGCTCCGCGCGTCGCTGGCGGGATTTCGCGCGGGCGAGACGAGTTTCCTCGACCTGCTGGACACCGAGCGGACCCTGCTCGAGTTCGCTATGTCCGCGGAACGGGCCCGCGCTGACCGGAGCATCGCGCTGGCAAGACTCAATCGGCTCGTCGGGACGATGCTCCCGACGGAAACGGAGGATGCGGCGACGGAGGACGAACCGTGAAACGATTCACCGGCGGGGTTCGGAGGGCGGCGGCATGGGCGTGGCGGCACGTCAGCGCGGGCGTCGCGGTCGCGCTCATCGTTGCGGCGTTCGTGGTCGGCTACCGGCTCGGCCGGCCCGCGCCCGAACCGCACGCGAGCGAGGCCGGCGCGGTATCCCAGGCCACGGATGACGGGCGCGTGCGGATGTACACGTGCTCGATGCACCCGCAGATCCGGCTTCCGGACCCGAAGGCGAAGTGCCCGATCTGCTTCATGG comes from the Synechococcales cyanobacterium CNB genome and includes:
- a CDS encoding acyl-CoA synthetase, which gives rise to MKSDTRRRIVAVVGDAVVTAGTSKDLLAENIGRALVDAGFRVMTGGLGGVMESACRGARMSSRYAPGDTVGVLPGHDPSEANPYVDIVIPSGLDHVRNSIVAHADALVAVGGGAGTMSEICLAWIYKRLIIAVRVDGWSGRVADQRIDERVRYPEVPDDRAFGANTAAEVVHILNERMADFNRSHHSVRRRP
- a CDS encoding TolC family protein; its protein translation is MASRCIACACGVAAAALLTACASPFEPPRDEDRSSVRPRPSGSGNVPGSAYRAKDPGAAPTLADAATTDDYVRYALYHSPEVESAYQRWRAAVERLPQARALPDPRADFEYDFRSDEAMIGAMQEFPWPGTLRAREEAAGRGAASAWREFEAARLAVAERVTIAVHETAYLDAAIGITRENLDLLSSLEQVIRARYRVGAGSHPELIRAQVELGELEDRLTQLLAMRPALVAELNAALNRPSDAAVLAMGRVPGRVVRESAAALAGVARAANPDLLALDERAEEQRRLERAARLEGLPGFGAGVEYTFLEKDMGEDLDGDPIKLRLGMSVPLWREKYNAAVREAMALRLAISHEREGAANRVAADVARAWFEHTDAHRRVGLYERTLIPKAEESLRASLAGFRAGETSFLDLLDTERTLLEFAMSAERARADRSIALARLNRLVGTMLPTETEDAATEDEP